A stretch of Paenibacillus sp. URB8-2 DNA encodes these proteins:
- a CDS encoding LacI family DNA-binding transcriptional regulator, giving the protein MKKFTIEDVAQKAGVSKSTVSQFLNKRYKYMSEATRNRISEVIDELNYQPNGLARGLKRNRTNTVGVVVGDINYSLSIQCIHAIENELQLSGNQVIICNADENPDKETKYIETLIARQVDGLIVFPTGDNPSLYQRLLDERYPLVFLDRVMEGIATQCLLLDNEMAVKTAFKEFIRYGHERIALLTLPVGRYAITPRKERVSGYRKAVEEVGQEWREEYVCSAPRDGMSEALERLLSLPQPPTALLAANDIALAEVLKYANKHDLSIPRDLSVIGIDDAEFATIYNPAITTIRQPAYEMGMQAAKIILAGIEDTGSSVPITYRFTPALQQGNSVQAAPKS; this is encoded by the coding sequence AAGTATATGAGCGAGGCGACGAGGAACCGGATCTCCGAGGTGATCGACGAGCTGAATTATCAGCCGAACGGATTGGCGCGGGGGCTGAAACGGAACCGGACGAACACGGTCGGCGTCGTCGTGGGGGATATTAATTACTCACTGTCCATTCAGTGCATCCATGCCATTGAGAACGAGCTTCAGCTCAGCGGTAATCAGGTGATTATTTGCAACGCGGACGAGAATCCGGACAAGGAGACCAAATACATCGAAACACTGATAGCCCGGCAGGTGGACGGCCTGATTGTTTTTCCCACTGGAGACAATCCGTCCCTTTATCAACGTCTGCTTGACGAACGATATCCGCTGGTGTTCCTGGACCGGGTTATGGAGGGCATCGCGACACAGTGCCTGCTGCTGGACAATGAGATGGCGGTCAAGACGGCCTTTAAAGAATTTATCCGTTACGGCCATGAGCGGATCGCCCTTTTGACGCTGCCCGTCGGACGCTATGCGATTACGCCGCGCAAGGAACGGGTCAGCGGTTACCGGAAGGCGGTCGAGGAGGTTGGGCAGGAATGGCGGGAGGAGTATGTGTGCAGCGCGCCCAGGGATGGAATGTCCGAAGCGCTTGAGCGTCTGCTGTCTCTCCCGCAGCCTCCGACCGCCCTGCTGGCGGCCAACGATATCGCGCTTGCCGAAGTGCTGAAATATGCGAATAAACATGACTTGTCCATTCCTCGGGATTTATCGGTCATCGGCATCGACGACGCGGAATTCGCAACGATCTACAACCCCGCGATAACGACGATCCGTCAGCCCGCGTATGAAATGGGGATGCAGGCCGCGAAAATCATCCTCGCCGGCATAGAAGACACTGGCTCCTCCGTGCCGATAACCTATCGGTTTACCCCGGCCCTTCAGCAGGGGAATTCGGTTCAAGCCGCGCCAAAATCTTAA
- a CDS encoding sugar kinase — protein sequence MNKRLDAVTFGEPMAMFYANETGPLDEAMSFSKAMAGAESNVAAGLSRLEHKVGYVTKLGEDSFGTFIMKALNKEGIDTSSVTFSSENPTGILIKSKVTTGDPKVEYYRKCSAASTLGLADFDATYFASAGHLHVTSISSALSRECHEFSVHAMEFMKRSGKTVSLDPNLRPSLWCDTKTMVDTINDLAARCDWFLPGLGEGRILTGLTSPEEIASYYLNLGVSLVVIKLGPEGAYYKSSDSEGFVPGFKVDQVVDTVGAGDGFAVGVISALLEKLPLSEAVRRGNAIGALAVMSPGDMDGLPTRERLEQFMNAGAV from the coding sequence ATGAATAAACGATTGGACGCAGTGACTTTCGGAGAACCGATGGCAATGTTCTACGCCAATGAGACCGGACCCCTGGACGAAGCGATGTCTTTCTCCAAAGCTATGGCCGGAGCGGAGAGCAATGTGGCTGCCGGCTTGTCGCGGCTGGAGCATAAGGTCGGTTACGTAACCAAGCTTGGAGAGGACAGCTTCGGAACATTCATTATGAAAGCGCTAAACAAAGAAGGCATTGATACCTCCAGCGTCACTTTCTCAAGCGAAAACCCGACCGGAATATTAATCAAATCGAAGGTAACCACCGGCGACCCTAAGGTGGAGTATTACCGCAAATGCTCGGCGGCTTCCACATTGGGACTTGCCGATTTCGACGCGACCTACTTCGCTTCGGCGGGACATCTGCACGTTACCAGCATTTCCTCAGCACTCTCCCGGGAATGCCACGAGTTCTCCGTACACGCCATGGAATTCATGAAGCGCAGCGGCAAAACCGTATCACTCGATCCCAACCTGCGCCCGTCTCTTTGGTGTGATACCAAGACAATGGTGGACACGATCAACGATCTGGCCGCCCGATGCGACTGGTTCCTCCCGGGCCTCGGAGAAGGCCGGATTCTGACCGGACTTACATCACCGGAGGAAATCGCGTCCTACTATCTGAATCTGGGCGTCTCTCTGGTTGTCATCAAGCTGGGACCGGAAGGCGCGTACTACAAATCCTCCGATTCGGAAGGCTTTGTCCCGGGGTTCAAGGTCGATCAGGTCGTTGACACGGTGGGCGCGGGCGACGGCTTTGCCGTCGGTGTGATCAGCGCGCTGCTGGAGAAACTCCCCTTATCGGAAGCGGTTAGACGGGGCAATGCCATCGGTGCTTTGGCGGTCATGTCGCCGGGCGATATGGATGGGCTCCCGACCCGGGAGCGGCTAGAACAGTTCATGAATGCTGGCGCAGTCTGA
- a CDS encoding bifunctional 2-keto-4-hydroxyglutarate aldolase/2-keto-3-deoxy-6-phosphogluconate aldolase — protein sequence MKKLKVLQNVVSVGVVAVIRADNAEDAFRMSEACIKGGLTNIEVTFTTPEADVAIKRLVAEYGDQAVIGAGTVLDPITARIAILAGSEFVVSPSFEEETAKICNLYGIPYMPGTLTLDEMKEALKLGVDVLKLFPGSAFGPDIVKAVKGPMPHVNIMPTGGVDLENMEKWIRGGCIAVGIGGNLTAPAKEGRYDLITELAAKYVAKFQEIKASSVK from the coding sequence ATGAAAAAGTTAAAAGTGCTGCAAAATGTAGTGTCGGTTGGTGTGGTGGCCGTCATCCGCGCGGATAACGCCGAAGATGCTTTCCGCATGTCGGAAGCGTGCATTAAAGGTGGACTGACCAATATCGAGGTGACGTTTACGACGCCTGAGGCGGATGTCGCCATCAAAAGGCTTGTCGCCGAATATGGAGACCAGGCGGTCATCGGAGCAGGTACGGTGCTGGACCCGATTACGGCCCGGATTGCGATTCTGGCCGGTTCGGAATTCGTAGTCAGCCCTTCTTTTGAAGAAGAGACCGCCAAAATCTGTAATCTGTATGGAATTCCGTACATGCCGGGTACCTTGACGCTGGATGAAATGAAGGAAGCGCTGAAGCTGGGCGTCGATGTGCTGAAGCTGTTCCCTGGCAGCGCCTTCGGTCCCGACATCGTTAAGGCAGTCAAGGGGCCGATGCCTCATGTGAATATTATGCCTACCGGCGGCGTGGACCTGGAGAATATGGAGAAATGGATTCGGGGAGGCTGCATCGCGGTGGGAATCGGCGGCAATTTGACCGCTCCGGCCAAAGAAGGCCGCTACGATCTCATTACCGAGCTGGCTGCCAAGTATGTGGCGAAATTCCAGGAGATTAAGGCAAGCTCCGTAAAATAG